A single region of the Gammaproteobacteria bacterium genome encodes:
- a CDS encoding aspartate aminotransferase family protein — translation MTSDEFRRHGREVIDWIADYLERVEDLPVLSQVQPGEIRAALPQHPPHQGEPFGALLGDLDDIILPGITHWQSPNFFAYFPANSSGPAILGDLVSSGLGIQGMLWTTSPAATELETHVMDWLVEMLGLPKRFLSSGAGGGVIQDSASSATLTALLAARERATGFVSNREGVDPRLVAYTSTQAHSSMEKAIRVVGIGSDRLRMIDVDDTFAMRPEALDAAIRADLEAGLIPAFVSATVGTTSSTAIDPLRAIGEICRRHGVWLHVDAALAGTAALLPEMRWIHDGLELADSYVFNPHKWMLTNFDCTAFFVADRSVLIRTLSILPEYLRNQASESGEVFDYRDWHVPLGRRFRALKLWFVIRHYGVEGLQAIVREHLRLAEVFAAWIADDPDFEPAAPVPLNLVCFRHLGGDERNEAIMNRLNASGRLFLTHTRLDGKFTLRMSIGQTHTEERHVRRAWELIRETARLV, via the coding sequence ATGACCTCGGATGAGTTCCGGCGACACGGGCGAGAGGTGATCGACTGGATCGCCGACTACCTGGAACGGGTCGAAGATCTGCCGGTCCTCTCGCAGGTGCAGCCAGGAGAGATCCGTGCCGCGCTGCCGCAGCACCCGCCACACCAGGGAGAACCGTTCGGAGCGCTCCTCGGTGACCTCGACGACATCATCCTCCCGGGGATCACCCACTGGCAGTCGCCCAACTTCTTCGCCTACTTCCCCGCGAACAGCTCCGGACCCGCCATCCTCGGAGATCTGGTCTCTTCCGGACTGGGGATCCAAGGAATGCTGTGGACGACCAGTCCGGCGGCAACCGAACTCGAGACACACGTGATGGACTGGCTCGTCGAGATGCTCGGCCTCCCCAAACGGTTTCTCTCGAGCGGCGCCGGTGGGGGCGTCATCCAGGATTCGGCCTCCTCGGCGACCCTCACCGCCCTGCTGGCAGCCAGAGAACGGGCAACGGGATTCGTGTCGAATCGCGAGGGTGTCGATCCAAGGCTCGTGGCCTACACGTCGACGCAAGCGCACTCTTCGATGGAGAAAGCGATCAGAGTCGTCGGCATCGGATCCGATCGACTCCGGATGATCGACGTGGACGACACGTTCGCCATGCGCCCCGAGGCGTTGGATGCTGCGATTCGTGCCGATCTGGAGGCAGGGCTGATCCCCGCATTCGTGAGCGCGACGGTCGGAACGACCTCGTCGACGGCAATCGATCCGCTACGGGCCATCGGAGAGATCTGCCGCCGGCACGGTGTCTGGCTCCACGTCGATGCCGCGCTCGCAGGGACGGCGGCATTGCTGCCGGAGATGCGCTGGATCCACGACGGGCTGGAACTGGCGGACAGCTACGTGTTCAACCCGCACAAGTGGATGCTGACGAACTTCGACTGCACCGCCTTCTTCGTTGCCGACCGCTCCGTGCTGATCCGCACGCTGAGCATCCTGCCCGAATACCTGCGCAACCAGGCGTCCGAGTCGGGCGAGGTCTTCGACTATCGAGACTGGCACGTGCCGCTCGGAAGGCGTTTCCGGGCGCTCAAGCTGTGGTTCGTCATTCGCCATTACGGCGTGGAGGGTCTCCAGGCGATCGTACGAGAGCACCTGCGCCTGGCCGAGGTGTTCGCCGCGTGGATCGCCGACGATCCCGACTTCGAGCCGGCCGCCCCGGTGCCGCTGAACCTCGTCTGCTTCCGGCATCTCGGAGGCGACGAGCGCAACGAGGCGATCATGAACCGGCTCAACGCCTCAGGCCGGCTGTTTCTCACCCACACCAGGCTCGACGGGAAGTTCACGCTACGGATGTCGATTGGTCAGACCCACACGGAGGAGCGTCACGTCCGACGGGCTTGGGAGCTGATCCGGGAAACTGCCCGCCTGGTGTGA
- a CDS encoding DUF559 domain-containing protein, with translation MTPDQRIATLARSQHGVVTRPQARDAGLSSSGVDRRLRSGYFLSVYPGVFTLSGVPSSRLQGLMAAVLSTGVGAVASHRSAAGLLGMLPWPRQMHVATRRRRWSPKPFVVHRSTDLAPDQTMVLRCIPTTEPARTIVDLGAAVGRRTVALAFDKALRDRLVTLERVAEVVDDVARQGRTGVGTARALLEIRLKWRGDTESPLEDLFRQLLADAGLPMPMGQYPVRDQLGVVVARLDFAYPERRLGIELDGFRFHSDPKTFADDRVRQNAVLSAGYRLLRYTARDLRDTPQRVVAEVARSLAELPVNSSVG, from the coding sequence GTGACCCCAGATCAGAGAATTGCCACTCTCGCACGTTCCCAGCACGGCGTCGTTACGCGTCCTCAGGCGCGAGATGCCGGTTTGTCATCATCAGGGGTAGACCGCAGGCTCCGCAGCGGATACTTCCTTTCTGTGTATCCCGGCGTCTTCACCTTGAGTGGTGTCCCGTCGTCCCGTCTCCAGGGCCTGATGGCTGCCGTTCTATCGACTGGTGTGGGCGCTGTCGCCTCACACCGCAGTGCTGCCGGACTCCTGGGGATGCTGCCTTGGCCTCGACAGATGCACGTTGCCACCAGACGCCGGCGCTGGTCTCCCAAGCCCTTCGTAGTCCATCGGTCCACAGACTTGGCGCCAGATCAGACAATGGTTCTCCGCTGCATTCCTACGACGGAACCCGCGCGGACGATCGTCGATCTCGGAGCAGCGGTGGGACGGCGCACCGTTGCTCTGGCCTTCGACAAAGCGTTGCGTGACCGACTTGTGACACTCGAAAGAGTGGCGGAGGTAGTCGATGACGTTGCGCGTCAGGGCCGGACGGGAGTCGGTACGGCAAGGGCGTTGTTGGAGATCCGGCTGAAGTGGCGAGGTGATACCGAAAGCCCTCTGGAGGATCTATTTCGTCAGCTCCTGGCAGACGCCGGTTTGCCGATGCCCATGGGCCAGTATCCGGTCCGGGATCAGCTGGGAGTGGTCGTTGCGAGGCTCGACTTCGCCTATCCCGAGAGGAGACTGGGGATTGAACTCGATGGCTTCCGATTCCACAGTGATCCGAAGACATTTGCGGATGATCGAGTCCGGCAGAACGCTGTCCTGTCTGCGGGTTACCGTCTGTTGCGGTACACGGCTCGGGACCTTCGAGACACCCCGCAGCGCGTCGTGGCCGAGGTTGCCAGGTCGCTCGCCGAACTTCCTGTCAATAGCAGCGTCGGATAG